One Buteo buteo chromosome 5, bButBut1.hap1.1, whole genome shotgun sequence DNA window includes the following coding sequences:
- the COL6A1 gene encoding collagen alpha-1(VI) chain, with product MRLRDFLFTLLLPAGFLWGGLWAQRPEITRVANAEDCPVDLFFVLDTSESVALRVKPFGDLVAQVKDFTNRFIDKLTNRYYRCDRNLVWNAGALHYSDEVVLIKSLTPMPSGRNELKNRVSDVNYIGKGTYTDCAIKRGIEELLISGSHHKENKYLIVVTDGHPLEGYKEPCGGLDDAANEAKHLGIKVFSVAISPNHLDQRLNIIATDHAYRRNFTATSLKPTRELDVEETINTIIDMIKVNTEQSCCSFECQPPRGPPGPPGDPGNEGERGKPGLPGQKGEAGEPGRPGDMGPVGYQGMKGDKGSRGEKGSRGAKGAKGEKGRRGIDGIDGMKGEAGYPGLPGCKGSPGFDGAQGPPGPKGDPGAYGPKGGKGEPGDDGKPGRQGIPGSPGEKGAPGNQGEPGPAGEMGDEGAPGPDGPAGERGSNGEGGPPGSPGDRGPRGEPGEPGPPGDQGREGPLGPPGDQGEAGPPGPKGYRGDDGPRGNEGPKGLPGAPGLPGDPGLMGERGEDGPPGNGTIGFPGAPGRPGDRGDPGINGTKGYVGPKGDEGEAGDPGNDNPTPGPRGIKGAKGHRGPEGRPGPPGPVGPPGPDECEILDIIMKMCSCCECTCGPVDLLFVLDSSESIGLQNFQIAKDFIIKVIDRLSKDERVKFEAGESRVGVVQYSHDNTQELVAMGDANIDNIGALKQAVKNLKWIAGGTYTGEALQFTKDNLLRRFTSDKRVAIVITDGRSDTLRDPTPLNSLCDVTPVVSLGIGDIFRNPPNPDHLNDIACLSRPTRPGLSIQRDNYAELLDDTFLQNITSYVCQEKKCPDYTCPITFNGLADITLLVDSSTSVGSKNFETTKKFVKRLAERFLEAGKPADDSVRISVVQYSGRNQQKVEAQFQYNYTVIAKAIDNMEFINDATDINAALRYVTGLYQRSSRAGAKKRVLVFSDGNSQGITARAIERAVQEAQQAGIEIYVLAVGSQANEPNIRVLVTGKSADYDVVYGERHLFRVPDYTSLLRGVFYQTVSRKIAVD from the exons ATGAGGCTGCGAGACTTTCTATTCACTTTGCTGCTCCCGGCCGGCTTCCTGTGGGGGGGCTTGTGGGCCCAGCGCCCAGAAATCACCCGGGTCGCAAATGCAGAAG ACTGCCCCGTGGACCTGTTCTTCGTCCTGGACACCTCGGAGAGTGTCGCCCTGAGGGTGAAGCCCTTCGGGGACCTGGTTGCCCAAGTGAAAGATTTCACCAACCGATTCATTGATAAGCTGACAAACAG GTACTACCGCTGCGACCGCAACCTGGTGTGGAACGCTGGGGCACTGCACTACAGCGATGAGGTTGTGCTCATCAAGAGCCTCACCCCGATGCCCAGCGGCCGGAATGAGCTGAAGAACCGTGTCTCGGACGTGAACTACATCGGGAAGGGCACCTACACTGACTGTGCCATAAAGCGGGGCATTGAGGAGCTGCTCATCAG TGGCTCCCATCACAAGGAGAATAAATACCTGATTGTGGTGACCGATGGACACCCCTTGGAAGGGTACAAGGAGCCCTGTGGAGGCCTGGACGATGCTGCCAATGAAGCCAAACATTTGGGGATCAAAGTGTTCTCTGTCGCCATCTCCCCTAACCACCTG GACCAGCGGCTCAACATCATCGCCACAGATCATGCCTACCGCCGCAACTTCACTGCCACCAGCCTGAAGCCAACCCGGGAGCTCGACGTGGAGGAAACCATCAACACCATCATCGACATGATT AAAGTTAACACGGAGCAATCG TGCTGCTCCTTCGAGTGCCAG CCTCCCCGAGGGCCCCCCGGACCTCCCGGCGACCCGGGCAATGAG GGAGAAAGAGGCAAGCCCGGTCTTCCTGGCCAGaagggagaggctggagagcca GGCAGGCCAGGGGACATGGGACCTGTTGGCTACCAAGGAATGAAG GGTGACAAAGGAAGTCGAGGAGAAAAG GGCTCAAGAGGAGCCAAAGGAGCCAAG GGTGAGAAGGGCAGGCGTGGAATTGATGGCATCGATGGCATGAAG GGTGAAGCTGGATACCCCGGGTTACCTGGCTGCAAAGGCTCACCTGGATTTGAT GGAGCTCAAGGCCCACCTGGACCGAAGGGAGATCCCGGTGCTTACGGGCCCAAGGGAGGAAAG GGGGAACCTGGGGACGACGGAAAACCTGGCCGACAGGGGATTCCTGGCAGCCCTGGAGAGAAG GGCGCACCTGGAAACCAGGGTGAGCCTGGACCGGCAGGAGAGATGGGTGATGAG GGTGCTCCAGGCCCAGACGGTCCTGCTGGAGAACGG GGCAGCAATGGAGAAGGAGGCCCCCCAGGCTCGCCAGGTGACCGCGGGCCAAGAGGAGAGCCG GGAGAGCCTGGACCACCTGGTGACCAAGGGCGGGAAGGACCCCTCGGACCACCTGGCGACCAG GGCGAGGCTGGACCCCCAGGACCCAAGGGCTACAGGGGAGATGACGGCCCCCGCGGCAATGAG GGCCCAAAGGGGTTGCCTGGAGCACCTGGGCTGCCTGGAGACCCTGGCCTGATGGGAGAAAGG gGGGAGGATGGCCCTCCTGGGAATGGCACAATTGGATTTCCAGGCGCTCCG GGGCGACCAGGAGACAGAGGTGACCCTGGCATTAAT GGAACGAAAGGCTACGTCGGTCCTAAAGGTGATGAAGGAGAAGCTGGAGACCCTGGCAATGAT aATCCAACCCCTGGCCCCAGGGGCATCAAAGGAGCGAAGGGCCACAGGGGACCTGAAGGCCGCCCA GGACCACCAGGACCTGTGGGACCTCCAGGACCAGAC GAATGTGAAATCTTGGACATAATCATGAAGATGTGCT CTTGCTGTG AGTGCACCTGTGGTCCCGTGGACCTCCTCTTCGTGTTGGACAGCTCAGAGAGCATTGGCCTGCAGAACTTCCAGATTGCCAAGGACTTCATCATCAAAGTCATTGACCGCCTGAGCAAGGACGAGCGTGTGAAG tttGAAGCTGGGGAATCCCGTGTGGGCGTTGTGCAGTACAGCCATGACAACACGCAGGAGCTGGTGGCCATGGGGGATGCCAACATAGACAACATCGGGGCACTCAAACA GGCAGTCAAGAACCTGAAATGGATAGCTGGAGGCACCTACACTGGAGAAGCCCTGCAGTTCACCAAGGACAACCTGCTGCGGAGATTCACCTCCGACAAGCGCGTTGCCATCGTCATCACTGATGGACGCTCCGACACACTGCGGGATCCTACCCCGCTCAACTCTCTGTGCGATGTCACCCCG GTGGTTTCCCTTGGGATAGGTGACATTTTCCGGAACCCTCCAAATCCAGATCACCTGAATGACATCGCTTGTTTAAGCAGACCGACCAGGCCAGGACTTTCAATTCAAAGGGACAACTATGCCGAGCTCCTGGATGACACCTTCTTGCAGAACATCACCTCGTACGTCTGCCAAG agaagaaatgtcCGGACTACACCTGCCCAA TCACCTTCAACGGGCTGGCAGACATCACGCTGCTGGTGGATAGCTCCACCAGCGTGGGGAGCAAGAACTTTGAGACCACCAAGAAGTTTGTAAAGCGGCTGGCGGAGCGGTTCCTGGAGGCTGGCAAACCTGCTGACGACTCTGTACGCATCTCAGTGGTCCAGTACAGTGGCAGGAACCAGCAGAAAGTGGAAGCTCAGTTCCAGTACAACTACACAGTCATTGCCAAAGCCATCGACAACATGGAGTTCATTAATGACGCCACAGACATCAACGCTGCTTTGCGGTACGTCACAGGGCTCTACCAGCGGTCCTCCCGTGCTGGGGCAAAGAAGAGGGTGCTGGTGTTTTCTGATGGCAACTCTCAAGGGATCACCGCAAGGGCCATTGAGAGGGCTGTGCAGGAAGCTCAGCAGGCCGGTATCGAGATCTATGTGCTGGCGGTGGGCAGCCAAGCCAATGAGCCCAACATCCGTGTCCTGGTCACGGGGAAAAGCGCAGATTACGATGTGGTCTACGGGGAGCGCCACCTCTTCCGTGTGCCTGACTATACCTCTCTGCTGCGTGGTGTCTTCTACCAAACTGTCTCCAGGAAGATAGCTGTTGACTGA